The region ATATACCATCAATAGATATAACGTACTGTTCTGCCGGGGCGTTATGCCAATTGTAAAACGAGTGCGGTGGCGACTCCTGGAAACGGATTGAAGTTACCAGGTTAAATACACCCTCGGCAACATGCCCAGTTTGTATATGCGAATGTCCGTCCGCGCCGGTGTATAGTTTATAAGCTTTTATCATAAGTACCGCTGTTTTAAGAAGCGATGATTTGTGCGAAAGTAAGCAAGAATTTTGACAGGCACCTTTGCGTAATTATATAGAGTTGTTTTATCGGTATCTTGATTTTTATGTAACCAAATGTTATGTTTACAACATATGCCTGCCCAATTACAATCAACATTAAGTAAGACCCTGATAATCCTGATCAGCATTGTTGTTGCCGCATTAATAACTGCCTTTACAATGTTTAGAGCTGGCGTTCATTCCTTCCTTTTCGCCTGGACGGTCAACTTTATGCTGATGCTTTGTGTATCTGTTGTTATGCAAACTTTAAAACCCGAACTATCTTTTTCTTACTTCACTACTCGCAACTTCGAAAAAAAAGGAGTTATATACGAGTGGTTTGGTGTACATGCTTTCAGAAAAATGATGGTATTAACTGGGTGGGAAAAGCTTCACAAGAAAGGTAACCCTGTAAAACCCGACCTGCAAGCTATTGAACAGCTGGAGTATAACACCCGCCAGGCAGAATTCAATCACCTCTCAATCTTTATTATTGTACAGATAATATGGATTTACGCTTGTGTGGTGCACTCATTTAAAGGAGCTATTTGGCTGCTTGTGTTGAATGTTTTGTTAAACCTGTATCCCATATTGGTACAACGATATAACAGGCCCAGGTTGCAACGAATTATCAGGCTGTACAAAAAGCACGCGACCGACAAAATTGCATCCGGCCACGTGCCCGTTAATTAGGTTGTTTACCCATTATATTTCCAAGGAAACTACAGCTCCTTTCACAAGCGAAGCGCATCTCGATCTTGGTAGCTACACCTAAATATTTCAAATTAAATCAGCCTTAATTGTTTTTACAGCATTTCCCCGCAGCAATATGTTGTGCTGCTGCCATTGGCTTTGCTGTTGCTCCATTAACGATTCTGTTTGCCAAAGCATTATCTTTGCTTCCAGCCGTTCCAGGCACAAGTTCTTGTTTTCGAGTTGAGATCGCGTATCCATTGCCATTACCTGTATGCCTGATGGCAGGTGCGTGCCCCGCACAGCGGTCTCTACTTTATTCACGTTTTGCCCACCCGGTCCGGAGGAGCGGCAAGTTTCCAGCTTAACATCTTTGGGGTTCCACTGCGTTAATTGTTTAACATCAAAGGCTGCTACGCCAACAAACCAGTTCTTCCGTTTATGATATCTGCGGTAAGGGCTTTGCGCTATCCATTGCACCGTTCCTATCCATGCATTTATAAAATCGGCAAGGTGTTTACCTGTAGCCATCATAGTTGCCGACAGCAACGTACCATTTAATTCGCCTTGTTTATTTTCCAGCACTTGCATGTCTATCCCCAACTGCTTTGCCTCCTGCATCATTAGCTGCTGTACCCGGGCAACAACCCGGCAGCATTCTGCCGGGCCTTTGCCCGAGGTAATTTGTATGATCATTTTTTCCATATTATTCTTTGTTCATTCTTACAATCCTCGGAAGAAACTTACCCTGGATTTCCACCAGCGATTGCTGTGCACTAATTACCGTGTCAATGTCCTTATAAGCCATCGGGTTTTCTTCCACTGTGCCGCCAATTAGGTTTACACCTGCGTTATTAAGCAGTTTCTTCATGGCAGAAACTGTAATACTGTCCTTGGCCTTTTGCCTGCTCATGGCCCTCCCGGCGCCGTGCGATGCGGAATACAAGCCATCACCGTTCCCCTTACCCGCTACAAGGTAGGCAGGCGCCGTCATGCTGCCCGGAATAATACCAAGTTCGCCTTTGTGAGCAGGCGTGGCACCCTTGCGGTGGATAACAACATCTTGGCCGTTTGGCAGTTGATCCTTCCACGCAAAGTTGTGGTGGTTTTCTACCACGTACAGGGCAGTCAGCCCTAATGCTTTTAAAAGGTTAGCGTGTATCCGTTCATGGCAAGCTTTTGCATAGTCGCCCGCTAGTGTCATGGTAAGCCAGTACTCCTGCCCTGCTTCGCTGTTCATGTCCAGCCAGGCCAATTGCTGTGCATGCTTTGGCAGTTTACAGGTATTCATAGCTATTTGAGTGTAGTGCCGCGCTATTGCCGAGCCCAAACCCCTGCTACCCGA is a window of Mucilaginibacter terrenus DNA encoding:
- a CDS encoding cupin domain-containing protein; translated protein: MIKAYKLYTGADGHSHIQTGHVAEGVFNLVTSIRFQESPPHSFYNWHNAPAEQYVISIDGILQFETFLGEIFILKPGEILIAMDTTGTAHKWKLVDDNPWKRVYVTFSEEQPVNFVAD
- a CDS encoding glycosyl-4,4'-diaponeurosporenoate acyltransferase CrtO family protein, which encodes MPAQLQSTLSKTLIILISIVVAALITAFTMFRAGVHSFLFAWTVNFMLMLCVSVVMQTLKPELSFSYFTTRNFEKKGVIYEWFGVHAFRKMMVLTGWEKLHKKGNPVKPDLQAIEQLEYNTRQAEFNHLSIFIIVQIIWIYACVVHSFKGAIWLLVLNVLLNLYPILVQRYNRPRLQRIIRLYKKHATDKIASGHVPVN
- the prfH gene encoding peptide chain release factor H; the encoded protein is MIIQITSGKGPAECCRVVARVQQLMMQEAKQLGIDMQVLENKQGELNGTLLSATMMATGKHLADFINAWIGTVQWIAQSPYRRYHKRKNWFVGVAAFDVKQLTQWNPKDVKLETCRSSGPGGQNVNKVETAVRGTHLPSGIQVMAMDTRSQLENKNLCLERLEAKIMLWQTESLMEQQQSQWQQHNILLRGNAVKTIKADLI